In Alosa alosa isolate M-15738 ecotype Scorff River chromosome 10, AALO_Geno_1.1, whole genome shotgun sequence, the genomic stretch AGGTAATGGTTACCTATGGGTCAATTAGATTGTTAAAAGAGAAAAGTGTTGCAATGAAGATGTAAAAAAACAAGGCAGAAGCAATAAAAGGGATAATTATTCAATATAAGATATCCTGGTTAAAACCTATACACCATCAGCATTTTACAGCCAAAACATCTTGTGGTAGATTTGACAAAACATCTTCTATTGCAGACATTGTGCATATGAAAAGGTCAGTTCATGTTTGAAAGTTCAATTCTACACCTTTCTGTCCATACCCAATAGATAATAACGAATGTTGCATTTCAATGAGAAATATTATCAAAAATCACCTGCTCAGTCGAAAGTCCATAAGCTGCTTGGAAATTGAATGGTTTGGCAGAGTTTGGGACCACAGCTTCCAGCATGTCATTTCCATACACCACAATCCTATCAATTATAAATGATCCAATTTTTATTTGTCAAttacatataaataaatgttattttagTTAAATACATACCAACTTCATTAGACAAGTAAGAAACACATTAATTGAAAGAAACACATTGAGAAAAAGTATAATCTGTGTCAAGGTTAGGAAACATAGGGGAGAAGAGATTGTGAGACAGAGGGCATGGACATATGGAGTTAGATTTATACAAAAAACATAATCTCCataagtgattgtgtgtgactcACCTGTCATAGGTGTTATCATTGCCTTTGTTTACTGTGGTGTCCACATCATCGCTTATGAGCCAGTGAAAGTTCTTATCACTGCGAATGCGAATTTCCTTCATGTCTTTTTTGGATACATAAGATCCATCTGCATTGAAGTCACCTAATATCATGACATTCTGATATCAAGAGAACGAGTCACTTGCACATATATAACATTTTACTAaatcttaatcatgtttttctcACTAATACatcacaattgttttttttttacaaatagtGCACTGAAACAATAATGACCACATGTAGGCCCATGTGTGCACAGCAAAGGTGATCCATAACAGCAAAAATACAACGAAAACACTTACATCTGTCCTCCATTTCTTCTTAATATCCAGAAAAACATCATAGATCTCATCCAACTCCTTCTCTGAATCTTCTGGCTTGGTGTGTACAGGGATCATAACTAGGTCTTTAAGCACTACAGaaaacaacataaataatgaaacagattaagtatgtgtttgtatgtctacatttgtgtgtgtgtttgtgtgtgtatgtgtgtgtctacatatgtgtctgtgtgtgcacaagtgtgcACAAATGTAACCAGAGGAGTGTAGATGTGataggtgtgtgtctgcaccAATGGGAGAAGAGGCAAAGAGACTAATACGTTGTTTTCCTCCATTTAAGACATTATAGTGAGTATATGGAGATAGATAACAATGTTTTGTTTATCTTTAAGTATTAGTTTCATGTTTCCACTTGTTGGCTATAGAAATATGTGATCCATGCAAATCTGtcaccacatcactgattcttTCCAAAGACTTTACGTCTTGGTTTGGTGCTTttggaagcgtgtgtgtgtgtgtgtgtggtgtgtgcgggGGTGGGATTGTTGAGTGAATCTCCGACCAGTATTGCGGCAGCGGAAGCGTAGAATGTAGGGTTCCCGCTCAAACACGTCCTCATCTCCAGGCTGCTTGTCTGCATACTGGTATGATTCCACTAAATTCACCAGATCGTCCCTAAACATGACATTCAAATTAACACACCAAATACTACAAACggccacacctggctcaaagtaggaatcataaataaatgcataattAGGCCTAACATTAAATCTATTACTGATGTTTAAAGGTATTATATTAtatctaatataatataatacctTATAATATAAGCCTAAcatatcatttttgttttcataAAATGATGCAAGGTTTGTAAGAGTAAGAGATCATATTCAGTTCTCACCTgtataaaaacataaactgcTCCTTATAGCGGCTTCTTCCCAGGCGACTGCTGATTTTTAAGGTGTAATGATGTTTCTTATTCACCCTACAAATGAAAGTCACACATAAGCAACATTGAATGACTTAAAGGTGTATAATCTAAGAACGATGACTAGTGTTTAAAATGGGCATTGCAGTCCAAAGTCAAAACATTTGGGAGCATTAAGTGGGCTAATCGGGCAATCCAGAGGTTGAAATGCTACTAGCTGTGTGATTGGTAAATTGGCAGAGGGTGGCGCagcaggccaaaacacaaactcaaaacattAACAGTATTTGCAGGCTGCAAATGAAAGTTTGAATTGTGAATATCCTGGCATCCAGACAGATGGCTAAATTCTGTGAATTACTTTCCATTTTCAGGAACAGTTAGTATAACATTACAAAAGCATATATGTTAAACCTTTAAAAGACTAATGCTGTTTGCAGGCATAATGCATAAAATCCATGTTCTTTCAGGGCAATGACCTCCCTGAGACATCTGAACCTCTTTAGTCTAGGCTACAGCTCATAGATCTCTATACTGCCTGTCTGATGGGGCCCCTTTACTCCATCTGCTCCCAGAATTTGTCAGGATCCCATCCCGTCAGGAATGTGTCAGGAACCCTTGCTGTCCTGCATTCTATCACTGTACAAGTGAACTTCAAACGCAAAGGTATGTTAATCCTCAAAATCTACTCTGCAGTACTTTCTAATTTTGACTCTCAAAATGCTTTTGTTTGGTTATGAAAAAAATGTCTGCTTATTCCTAGTCTCTCTGTAAAAAGTAGTGATTCAATGAGGACTGCTGATGGATATTTACTTGTTAAGCACCTCCATGAAGGTGTCCACTGAATCTCCAGATGCGTCAACCACCTCCAGAATCACAACAACATCGTAACGTGAAACAATCTGgattttttttcaacaaaagGGTATATGGTGATTATTGGGAGATCCAAATTTGTTCACTAAACTGAAGAAAAATTGATGATTATTTCATTCATAATTCATGATTATTCTCTTCACCTTGACAAGAATGCTGAGTACGTCTGGATTAGAGAGCTTGGTTCTCCCAAATTTTTGAATGTTGAATGATGCCACCTTCATGATGTCTGTGTATTAAGGTCAGAAGTTGTTGCTGGATGCTCGCTGATAACTGCTTGCCCTCTGGTGGTGACAGGTGAGATGGCAAGCACATATCTTTCTTAACATGTCCCAAACATGTCTAACAGGCAAAACCCCCCAGTGTAAGACCCTGACCCAGATCTTGTGTGGACTTGATCCTGCTCATTATGATATGACAGGCGAGGCCCACCTAACACACATCAACATGTTCACAGTTAGTTCTTAATGATAGGACATTCACATCTAGTGTTGTCCAACTTGTCCAATACCAAACTTTGTACCTTTGGTACAATAACATGCTTAAGTAACTGAAACGACAATGGCAAAAACCTTAAACAGTAATAGATTTGATACCTAAACAGTAATAGATTTGATAGTACTGGCCTACAGGAGAGAATGTGGAACATTTGAATCTTTTTTAACCTGATAACAAATCCATCTTTTAAACCTGATTAAAACACCAATTGTAAGTGGTCAAGTATCAACATTTCATGGGTATTG encodes the following:
- the dnase1l4.1 gene encoding deoxyribonuclease 1 like 4, tandem duplicate 1, whose product is MKVASFNIQKFGRTKLSNPDVLSILVKIVSRYDVVVILEVVDASGDSVDTFMEVLNKVNKKHHYTLKISSRLGRSRYKEQFMFLYRDDLVNLVESYQYADKQPGDEDVFEREPYILRFRCRNTVLKDLVMIPVHTKPEDSEKELDEIYDVFLDIKKKWRTDNVMILGDFNADGSYVSKKDMKEIRIRSDKNFHWLISDDVDTTVNKGNDNTYDRIVVYGNDMLEAVVPNSAKPFNFQAAYGLSTEQALKVSDHYPVEVELKRSTTTRQSTGELKAVDETQLLDFAGRRDDQEIKKGNLLEREKLNLEMETLRLKMAKLGHQDAH